A portion of the Toxoplasma gondii ME49 chromosome VIIb, whole genome shotgun sequence genome contains these proteins:
- a CDS encoding hypothetical protein (encoded by transcript TGME49_262560~Signal peptide predicted by SignalP 2.0 HMM (probability 1.000) with cleavage site probability 0.457 at residue 29) yields MQTSLAPGAKWPVLLLAALAALLPHSATAHATAQLHQNVLSTTARPARCSAQHPEVCSSSPSANSEAETSKLSAVSKAKTGGEGPSVSAGRGDWERCRAASSSLSSQRTLGPGVHSSSACNPAASPLPPLALAEVEKAPAAAATAALDLTTEARSGAAAQQGRWSSTPPAAARATAGSLTDAPKQVTFMEALGRAAAAEAAALGGGAWNFNTWGLGAFFGGDASGQKVEKKAEKNEAEEKEKASSLWGGDWREAVSDFFAKVDKRMDEANGMLHYTDLYGFLV; encoded by the exons ATGCAAACCTCACTCGCGCCAGGCGCCAAGTGGCCGGTCTTACTCCTTGCTGCACTTGCagcccttcttcctcactcgG CGACGGCCCACGCGACGGCGCAGCTGCACCAGAACGTTCTCTCAACTACCGCGCGCCCCGCCCGATGTTCTGCACAGCATCCCGAGGTCTGCTCATCGTCTCCAAGTGCGAATTCTGAGGCGGAGACTTCAAAACTCTCCGCCGTCTCGAAGGCCAAGACCGGCGGCGAAggtccctctgtctctgcaggccgGGGCGACTGGGAGCGCTGTCGCGCGGcatcgtcgtctctctcctctcagcGAACTCTGGGACCTGGAGTCCACTCcagctctgcatgcaatcccgctgcctcgcctctccctccacTCGCGCTCGCTGAAGTCGAGAAGGCACCGGCCGCCGCGGCGACCGCCGCCCTCGACCTCACCACCGAGGCCCGCAGTGGCGCCGCAGCGCAGCAGGGGCGTTGGAGTTCAACTCCCCCAGCGGCTGCGCGCGCGACCGCAGGTTCCTTGACCGACGCGCCGAAGCAGGTGACGTTCATGGAGGCGTTGGGACGAGCCGCCGCGGCCGAGGCTGCCGCACTTGGAGGGGGAGCCTGGAACTTTAACACTTGGGGTTTAGGAGCTTTTTTCGGAGGGGACGCTTCTGGACAAAAGGTTgaaaagaaggcggagaagaacgaggcggaagagaaggagaaggcttcttcgctgtggGGCGGGGATTGGAGAGAAGCTGTGTCGGACTTTTTCGCGAAAGTCGACAAGCGCATGGACGAAGCGAACGGAATGCTCCACTACACAGATTTGTACGGGTTTCTGGTGTAG
- a CDS encoding hypothetical protein (encoded by transcript TGME49_262550), whose translation MIAETSAATAGPSGLSRHSGDAFALAKQREKQPAECGSALSSEAPTEKPGNEIRFSHSSFPFCDSLCSALSPPLSDEMPPEEQRRWWSQPNVPGERRPADPESSRGPTERLEAGGRQVDESSERARAPRARQSLWVFPARPDWSYRFPEDVPELLQVVCSRIHSRREAGPHAGTGGARESRHSRTLSGQETLPGDRLLAVVERMVAEWSERRQSKKGAGEQDVAQCLNVNAQAPLEMPVSLEARLPLHKSNRQRLRSPTYPFPEEQDDQKSREAKKEKDAEERASLCALLAACRACPLSWSSEKKAEPSGGPPPSGVSVHPRQSPEKRGVWVFDALLDEVLTRSDGGDRTAPGPRKRASVTFSSRGRLSSRGFPLGSPASPSEHGARSAVSQQSSWPSSLSLADSASLPSSAPATGSSGETARATAKANASALPRARCPPNAAACTSRGGAESPRFPARGASPQCGETSEPVPHRQAKTASSQRRHPQTPPGSTGKEKANGSGKEKASKSGKEKANERGEEEPARGKEGRADNVVVPFRRPGLRPQGGAGTGWETGGSTAVGGPSSGSSSWPEEATKQAVRCALGGTVHEFVRLPDGFSVFFLNGDYGAGRFNGCLHLSLPSASSSSPCVPGGYLLLEHARSWQMPAPLPLFFLRATPRSCCELVEALASPFWAPRHPARHLVFRHRAHTLRLLQNAPRKKKPFPTGKGGGPGRSEKKAHTGRPGAAAGGGLANKKSEGGKREEGGKNRDCLAKNRDCFAKETREKASNADADLRPFVEGPGARSERCDGGESVEEKPIGVDAVKKAPASVGRKREDPEGRQQRNGEGIQNDFENQGRFKEAGQGDSERTFSQLREERTCGCEARGWCSAVPTETTFAPGPEKGSLVNADAFHASSVSGPRAKASPPPSETTLLGRPWFSTSKRSFFSFFPSDPRELGGVPHSLPSDSGSLPPFPHGPLPPVYKQRAVGFVKNTQSVCGGEFDENSAVAFHRKTGIEDFVTAPQLSAGVSVPPPAQFYTENEFSSFASDTLTAAAVPAFPTDASLAASCDASSRVSASGLLNEGTPPCLSPPSLSPAAPFFPPAVNTRGEGGASLHARLEKAFCDQEFFPPSGSSTSSSTPDVGVLDRDFAADLSQLSLHARRQGTSAADAGRSETPSPGVSGRERHCWCRAGVFSFFGESPALLGTQGQVGAEGQDKKEGGIPTKGSSFSFLQGFKGVHASVDEAHERHQRLASIFPPLGRPVGSPETSQPGGECDQAPLFHFLSDSSERSNALEVAQKVAGRPTNFPASTHQPHPVDRDFL comes from the exons ATGATTGCAGAGACAAGCGCCGCGACTGCGGGTCCTTCGGGACTCTCCCGGCACTCTGGCGACGCATTCGCACTCgcgaaacagcgagaaaaacagccAGCGGAGTGCGGGAGCGCCCTCAGCTCCGAAGCGCCGACCGAGAAGCCCGGCAACGAAATCCGGTTCTCTCActcgtcgtttcctttctgcgaCTCTCTGTGTTCGGCTCTGTCCCCCCCTCTGTCGGATGAGATGCCTCCCGAAGAACAGCGCAGGTGGTGGTCTCAGCCCAACGTCCCCGGGGAACGGAGACCGGCCGATCCCGAGAGCAGCCGCGGGCCGACCGAGAGGCTCGAGGCCGGCGGAAGACAAGTGGACGAGTCCTCAGAACGCGCAAGAGCGCCCCGCGCCCGCCAGTCCCTCTGGGTCTTCCCCGCGCGTCCTGACTGGAGTTACCGCTTTCCAGAAGACGTACCTGAACTGCTCCAGGTGGTGTGCAGCCGAATCCACAGTCGACGGGAGGCAGGGCCGCATGCAGGCACTGGTGGGGCGCGCGAGAGCAGACATAGCCGCACGCTGAGTGGCCAGGAGACTCTCCCGGGGGACCGCCTGCTGGCTGTCGTCGAACGGATGGTCGCAGAGTGGAGCGAGAGGCGCCAAAGTAAGAAAGGCGCGGGAGAGCAAGATGTTGCCCAGTGCTTGAATGTGAATGCGCAGGCGCCCCTGGAGATGCCTGTTAGCCTGGAAGCGAGGCTGCCTCTCCACAAGTCGAACCGCCAACGGCTGCGCTCACCGACCTATCCGTTCCccgaagaacaagacgacCAGAAATCGAGGGAAgccaagaaggagaaagacgcagaggaacgcGCCTCGCTCTGCGCTCTCCTCGCGGCCTGTCGCGCCTGTCCGCTCTCCTGGTCttccgagaaaaaggcggAACCGAGCGGCGGACCTCCTCCCTCTGGGGTGTCGGTACACCCGAGACAAAGCCCTGAGAAGCGCGGCGTGTGGGTCTTCGACGCACTCCTCGACGAAGTCCTGACGCGGTCCGACGGCGGCGACCGAACGGCGCCGGGACCCAGAAAAAGAGCCTCTGTCACTTTCTCTTCCAGGGGAAGGCTTTCGAGTCGTGGGTTTCCTTTGGGAAGCCCCGCCTCTCCTTCCGAGCATGGCGCGAGATCTGCGGTGTCGCAGCAGTCCTCCTGGCCaagttctctctccctcgcagactccgcttctctgccttcttcggctcCCGCGACGGGGAGCTCTGGGGAAACGGCGCGTGCGAccgcgaaggcgaacgcgaGTGCCCTGCCGCGAGCCCGCTGTCCTCCGAACGCAGCCGCATGTACATCTCGGGGAGGCGCCGAGTCCCCGAGGTTCCCAGCTCGCGGGGCTTCTCCCCAGTGCGGCGAAACCTCGGAACCCGTCCCGCATCGACAAGCCAAAACTGCGTCCTCgcaacggagacaccccCAGACTCCCCCAGGTTCAACTggcaaagagaaagcgaatgGCAGTGGCAAGGAGAAAGCAAGCAAaagtggaaaagagaaggcaaatgaacgtggagaagaagaaccagcaagagggaaagaagggaggGCAGACAACGTTGTCGTACCCTTCCGGCGGCCGGGCCTCAGGCCTCAAGGCGGGGCGGGGACCGGGTGGGAGACAGGAGGCTCGACCGCGGTCGGAGGGCCTTCGAGCGGCAGTTCGTCTTGGCCAGAAGAGGCAACGAAGCAAGCCGTACGGTGTGCTCTGGGCGGAACAGTCCACGAA TTTGTGCGTCTGCCAGAtggtttttctgttttcttcttgaaCGGGGACTACGGCGCCGGACGTTTCAATGGCTGCTTGCATCTGTCGCTCCCGTcggcttcgtcgtcttctccctgcgTACCGGGGGGGTACCTGCTGCTGGAGCATGCACGGTCGTGGCAGATGCCGGCGCCGTTgccgcttttctttctgcgggCGACGCCTCGGAGCTGCTGTGAGCTTGTCGAGGCCCTCGCGAGTCCGTTCTGGGCGCCGCGACACCCGGCGCGGCACCTCGTTTTTCGTCACCGAGCGCATACGCTGCGGCTCCTGCAGAACGCCCCCCGGAAAAAGAAGCCGTTCCCCACAGGCAAGGGCGGCGGGCCAGgccgaagcgagaagaaagcccACACGGGCAGGCCGGGGGCCGCAGCAGGAGGTGGGCTAGCCAACAAGAAAAGCGAAgggggaaagcgagaagaaggggggaagaacagagactgTCTCGCAAAGAACAGAGACTGCTTCGCAAAGGAGActcgagaaaaggcgagcaacgcagacgcagatTTGCGGCCTTTCGTGGAGGGCCCTGGGGCGCGAAGCGAGAGGTGCGACGGCGGGGAGAGCGTTGAGGAAAAACCGATCGGAGTCGATGCGGTGAAAAAGGCTCCCGCGTCTGTTgggcgaaagcgagaagacccTGAGGGCCGTCAGCAGCGCAACGGGGAAGGCATCCAGAACGACTTCGAGAACCAAGGGCGTTTCAAGGAAGCTGGCCAGGGCGACTCCGAACGGACCTTCAGCCAGCTCCGAGAAGAACGTACGTGTGGCTGCGAAGCGCGCGGCTGGTGCTCGGCAGTTCCCACAGAGACAACGTTTGCTCCCGGACCCGAGAAAGGGTCTCTTGTTAACGCGGACGCCTTCCACgcctcgagtgtctccggACCTCGTGCGAAAGCGTCTCCGCCGCCCAGCGAGACGACGCTGCTAGGACGCCCGTGGTTCTCGACCTCGAAGcgaagcttcttctcctttttcccctCCGACCCCCGAGAGCTCGGTGGAGTCCCGCATTCGCTGCCGTCCGACTCGGGGTCGCTCCCGCCGTTCCCCCACGGCCCGCTGCCGCCAGTGTACAAACAGCGGGCGGTTGGGTTCGTTAAGAACACGCAAAGCGTCTGCGGAGGCGAGTTCGATGAAAACTCGGCTGTCGCGTTTCACCGCAAAACTGGCATCGAAGACTTCGTCACGGCACCGCAGCTCTCAGCTGGAGTCTCCGTTCCTCCTCCGGCGCAGTTCTACACAGAGAACGagttttcttcgttcgccTCCGACACCCTGACCGCCGCCGCTGTCCCCGCATTCCCTACAGACGCGTCCTTGGCGGCGAGCTGCGATGCAAGCTcccgtgtctctgcttccggaCTTCTAAACGAAGGAACGCcaccctgtctctctccaccttctctctctcctgctgcaCCTTTTTTCCCTCCAGCGGTGAATACGCGGGGCGAGGGCGGTGCgtcgttgcatgcgcgtttGGAAAAGGCTTTTTGCGACCAAGAGTTTTTTCCGCCGTCAGGCTCTTCCACGAGCAGCAGCACTCCAGACGTGGGCGTCCTCGACCGGGACTTTGCCGCGGATCTCTCGCAactctcgctgcatgcaaggcgCCAGGGGACTTCCGCCGCGGACGCCGGGCGCAGCGAGACGCCCTCCCCGGGGGTCTCTGGGCGCGAGAGGCATTGTTGGTGTCGCGcaggcgtcttctcctttttcggcGAGAGTCCGGCTTTGCTCGGGACTCAGGGCCAGGTGGGAGCCGAAGGGCAGGATAAGAAGGAAGGGGGTATCCCGACAAAaggctcttctttctccttccttcagGGGTTCAAgggtgtgcatgcaagcgtgGACGAAGCCCACGAGCGCCACCAGAGACTCGCGTCGATCTTTCCGCCTCTCGGCCGCCCTGTAGGCTCGCCAGAGACCTCACAGCCGGGAGGCGAGTGCGACCAGGCGCCGCTGTTCCACTTTCTTTCGGACTCTTCGGAGAGGTCAAACGCCCTCGAAGTGGCGCAGAAAGTCGCGGGGCGACCGACGAACTTTCCTGCGTCGACCCACCAGCCGCATCCGGTGGACAGGGACTTTCTGTAA